tattgataaacttccaaaatttaaaataactgtttttccaataaatatgcatattaaattataatattaagcATTGATAATTCTTAAATCTTGGCTTGAAGTTCATGACTTTTACAAAactcttttacatttttaggtAAGAAACCCCCCTTTGTTAAACAAAAACTGTTCCTTATGATTTCTGTTATATTGATTGTCTGTGTCCAGGCTTCACGTTTTCCTTTTTTCCCTGGTATCGCTCTACTACATGGCTTCCATGGTTTGGTTTGGGATCCTCTGAACCAATGGATCATGCAGGTCTCCTCATCAGAATTGATCACTTGGGCAACTTGAGGCCACTCCTTTTCATATTCTGCTAAGTTTAGAAGAACCATCTCCCCAACACTTACAACAATTGTACTGTTATCCCCTTGGCTACCAGATTTCTTCTTTCCAACAACAagctaaaacaaaatttagaacaTTATAAACTTccataatttagaataaaattattataggACTAAACGCCCTTTCAAGGGAATTTAttagtatataatttaattttggatgtaacacgtcttctgattggctgacgtaattttgttatgagcccatagacataatttagtcatgtgaccgtgacgtcatcaacatttttttatggttttctacactttaaaatggaatttagaactaaattataagaaatggctgtaatattttttctgtctattcgaaataacataaaaaaatgtggtgcacactgttaaataacacGCTACATGacttattcagtgtgcaccaaatttttcatgttatttcttcatagacagaaaaaatattagtcattccttaaataaactCAACCAATTCACATGCCAACAACTTAAAGTCTGAATTGGTCTAGTTTATACATaaatgaatttctttaaaatgtattttattttttaaattcttaacaTAAGAGATAAAGAATTAATTTTTACAGACTTGTTACCTCTATCACACACAAATTGTGTATTCGTGTCATTGTATTGGCCTGGTGCATGAATATATACATTGGTTACTGCAGAAATAAAACCTTGTGAAATTTGCTCTCTGATTTATATCAACTACAAAACCTCTATTTTATCATTCAACTGaatgttttgtgtttatttgtttaacgATTATTgcaaagttaaaataaatattgtaacatGGAGCTTGATTGAGCCTAATTGTGTTATTATCACCaccattttgtttacattggttACAAAAAGAAGTTCAATCAATGTCgtctaaagaaaaataaacaactccAAAAACGACTTCCATAAGTCCTCTCCAACACCACCAATTATATCGACGTATTCCCTGATAAgcattattgttgtttaaatCTATGTTTAAGAATACATTTGGTTGTGGAAGAGAGGTTtaatataaaccaaatatagtttGTATCTGACCAGGTCTTATCTGTTCTAGCATACTTCctgaaatgcattttttgttaaGAAAAAAGAACATATGTTCGTATTattcttgtttaaattaatatttttcataagGGAGTCTTTCcatttcttgtaaaaaaaaaatcggtagATTATGTAGGTGTTTTTTGGTTCCTCCTTTTGTATGTAAATTAGACTGTTGGGTTTCCTGTTTGTATAGTTTTACACTggtcaattaaattttatagcTTGTGGCTCCATGTGAACAAAGACTCAACGTTGAAGATAGTACTGTAACCTATAATTGCTTTAATACTTTATACTACATTGTGTCTTAGATACAGATTTGTCTCCTTGTCACGTATGTCTTCTTATAAATATTGGTagaagtttataaatttaaaattttatatactagtatacaaaataaattacctgaggAATTGGTTCATCTTCATCTGACACATCACTCAACTCTGAGTCACTTAATTGTCTTGTGTCAGAAGTTTCTTTCATATCTCTTTCCTTGGCTTTCTCAATTAAATCACTTAATGGCCACACTGCTTCTTCAGGAGATTCTgtgaaccaaaaaaaataaatatatgtattctttctttacatgtttaaaaaagaataaacagctgcgccattgGCATATGATACAC
This is a stretch of genomic DNA from Mytilus trossulus isolate FHL-02 chromosome 6, PNRI_Mtr1.1.1.hap1, whole genome shotgun sequence. It encodes these proteins:
- the LOC134722961 gene encoding nipped-B-like protein A, which encodes MSNIFHTWQEPEEQLLLSVPTDSPKIIIPDYNKIDLAKLKNDITGSFTYFKREEDKKWWTDFFTDLSSNNESPEEAVWPLSDLIEKAKERDMKETSDTRQLSDSELSDVSDEDEPIPQLVVGKKKSGSQGDNSTIVVSVGEMVLLNLAEYEKEWPQVAQVINSDEETCMIHWFRGSQTKPWKPCSRAIPGKKGKREAWTQTINITEIIRNSFCLTKGGFLPKNVKEFCKSHELQAKI